The sequence below is a genomic window from Providencia rettgeri.
ACTTGCTTTGCAATTGGATTAACGCTTAACACAACTTTTCACCATACGATGCCAGTATCGCAGTAAAATCTATTTAAGATAACAAGATATGACGTCATATATGACAAAATATACCTCTACTACCTGTTGCTTTTTTAGCCATATCACAGACATTTTGTGCTATTTACAATCAATTACCCTTCAGCAACTACCTTATTTCAAAAAATACTTTAAACTTACTGGTTAACACTACTAAATAACAGTAAAGTAGCGCCTTTTAAAATAATGCACTACATTTTCATATTTTTTTTAAGGAGTCCTGCGTGATAAGCGTTTTCGACATGTTTAAAGTGGGCATAGGCCCTTCAAGCTCTCATACCGTTGGTCCAATGAAAGCTGGGAAAGAATTTGTCGATGATTTAGTAAGCAAAAATTTATTACCTAACGTCACTCGTATTTCTGTGGATGTTTATGGGTCATTATCGCTTACTGGAAAAGGGCACCATACTGATATCGCCATTATTATGGGGCTAGCAGGTAATTTACCTGCCACTGTCGACATTGAATCCATCCCAACTTTTATCAAAAATGTAGAAGAAACAGAAAAGTTATCATTAGCAAATGGTCTTCAGGTCGTTGACTTCCCCAATGAAGGTGGCATGAATTTTCGTCAAGACAACCTGCCATTGCATGAAAATGGCATGACAATTCATGCTTTTGCAGGTAATGATGAAATTTACACCAAAACTTATTATTCCATTGGTGGTGGTTTTATTGTAGATGCCGAGCATTTTGGTGAATCTACTCTTGATAGCAAACCAGTTTCTTATCCGTTTAATTCCGCGGAAGAGCTATTACTCAATTGTAAAAAATCAGGCCTCTCTATTTCTAGCTTAATGATGAAAAATGAGTTAGATCTTCACACTAAAGAAGAGATTGAAGCCTATTTCGCTGATGTATGGCAGACGATGCAGGCCTGTATTGAGCGTGGTTTAAATACCGAAGGTGTTTTACCTGGCCCATTGCGTGTTCCCCGTCGTGCGCCGGCACTTAATCGAATGGTCACTTCATCAAGCAAGTTATCTAATGACCCGATGAATGTGGTTGATCTGATCAATATGTATGCCTTAGCCGTGAATGAGGAAAATGCAGCTGGCGGCCGTGTCGTAACTGCCCCAACTAATGGTGCCTGCGGCATCGTACCTGCGGTATTAGCTTATTATAATCATTGCATTGAACCTGTAACGCCAGAGTTATATATGCGTTATTTCTTAGCTTCAGGCGCTATTGGTATATTATACAAAATGAATGCGTCCATTTCAGGTGCTGAAGTAGGCTGTCAAGGTGAAGTCGGTGTGGCATGTTCTATGGCCGCAGCGGGTCTGGCCGAATTATTTGGTGGCAGCCCTGAGCAAGTGTGTATTGCTGCAGAAATCGGTATGGAACACAATTTAGGTTTAACTTGTGACCCTGTCGCAGGCCAAGTGCAAGTTCCGTGTATTGAGCGTAATGCCATTGCATCCGTTAAAGCGGTGAATGCCACACGTATGGCACTGCGCAGAACAAGCGAACCTCGTGTTTCTCTCGATAAAGTCATTGAAACTATGTACGAAACTGGGAAAGACATGAATGCGAAATATCGTGAGACATCCCGAGGCGGGTTAGCCATCAAAGTACAATGTGACTAATTTTATTCTCAATTAATTTAAGTCTTAAGCACCCTTTTCTATTCTGTTATCGTTTTAAACAGTATTTTAAGGGTGCTTTTTTAATATGTATTAAAAAGTTTTTTGTTATTTTTAGTCACCTTTCTCTTCCTAAATGCTCCAATTCACCTAATCAATTACCCCTAATTTTTCCATTGAATTAACTCAGTTTTCTTATATTCAACAAGTTACATCAAAACGAAATTAATACTATTTTGTGCTAAAGATTGTTTTGAGCTGAATAAGAGATTTCTAATCGCCACTGAAAACTGATTATTTTTTACTCTAAAAATCAATATCGTACTATTTTATTTGCTTTTTTTGTTACCGATAACACAGCAATAAGCCAACAAAAACAAAATACTCAGATTATTAATTTTATTGAATCAAAATAAATAGCAGTAAAATGCAATTCAATATCAATTTTTAGGTATATTCTTATTTTTCTGACGCGAAACAAGTTTTTAGGATAATACAAGATGATATGCTAATAATGTAATTGATACTAACAACACCATGAGCTACTTCATGAATATTATGAGATGTTTGTAATTATTCAGCTAAAATTATTATACAGGGGAAACTGATAAAAAGGCGCCTGACTTGAGTGTCCATTTTATCGACAGATAATGTTTTGTTTTATCTATCTATGAGGGAAAAATAGTGAGTATAGCTATTATGATTGGTACACACGGAGTCGCTGCAGAGCAGCTTCTTCGAACAACCGAAATGTTAATAGGCGAGCAAGATAATGTGTCGTTTATTGACTTTATCCCTGGGGAAAACGCAGACACCCTATTTGATAAGTACACCCAAAAGCTAACTGATTTAGATACATCAAAGGGTGTCTTATTCCTTGTTGATACATGGGGAGGCAGTCCATTTAACGCGGCTAGTCGTATTGTTAATGAGCATGATAATTATGACATTATCACTGGTGTAAATGTTCCAATGTTAGTTGAAACCTTCATGTGCCGTGATGATGACCCATCAATGAATGAACTTATCTCTGTTGCACTCGAAACGGGTCGCGGTGGTGTTCGTTCATTTAAATTCAAAGAAGCTGTAGCAGAAGTAGAACCGGCTCCTGTCACATCAAACACCCCCACCCCTGCACCAGTGAAAGCCGGCCCCGGTGAACATATGGTGATCGCACTTGCTCGTATTGATGACAGATTAATTCACGGACAAGTTGCAACACGCTGGACGAAAGAAACCCAAGTTAAACGCATTATTGTGGTCAGTGATGACGTAGCAAAAGACCAAGTTCGCTCTACGTTGTTAAAACAAGTCGCACCACCGGGTGTCACTGCGCATGTTGTTGATGTGGCTAAATGTATTCGCGTTTACAATAACCCGAAATACGCTGGTGAGCGCGTTATGTTGCTTTTCACCAATCCAACTGATGTTAAACGTATCGTCGAAGAAGGTGTTGACGTCAAGTCCGTTAATATTGGTGGAATGGCATACCATGATGGCAAAACCATGGTCACAAATGCTGTTTCTATCAACCAAGAAGACATTGATGCATTTAATTATTTGAACGACAAAAAAATTGAACTTGAAGTTAGGAAGGTCTCATCAGATAGCAAAGTTTATATGATGGACTTGATCAATAAACTCAAAAAATAATTTTTATATTAATTTTAATCCATTACTCAAAACAGATTTTAAAACTTTTGGTTACAGGAGATTAAACAATGGAACTTACCGTTGTTCAAATAGTAATGGTCTTCATCGTCGCTTGTATCGCGGGGATGGGATCAATCCTTGATGAATTCCAATTTCACCGTCCTCTCATTGCTTGTACGCTTATAGGTATCGTTCTGGGAGATATGAAAACAGGTATCATCATCGGCGGTACATTAGAAATGATCGCACTGGGGTGGATGAATATCGGTGCTGCCGTTGCACCAGATGCCGCTTTAGCCTCTATTATTTCAACTATCCTCGTCATTGCCGGCGGTCAAAGTATTGGTGCAGGTATTGCCATTGCTATCCCACTCGCAGCTGCAGGACAGGTATTAACCATTATTGTTCGTACTGTGACAGTTGCATTCCAACATGCTGCTGATAAAGCCGCCCTAAATGGCAACCTAACTGCTATTGGCTTTATCCATATTTCAGCTTTATTACTGCAAGCGATGCGTATCGCAATACCTGCCTTAATTGTCGCCATTTCTGTTGGTACATCAGAAGTACAACAAATGTTGGATTCTATCCCACAAGTTGTTACTGACGGCCTGAATATTGCTGGTGGTATGATTGTTGTTGTCGGTTATGCGATGGTTATCAATATGATGCGTGCAGGATACTTAATGCCATTTTTCTACTTAGGCTTTGTTACCGCGGCATTTACTGACTTCAACCTGGTTGCTCTTGGGGTTATCGGTACTGTTATGGCTATTTTATATATCCAACTCAGTCCAAAATACAATAAATCGCAAACTGTTGTTACCCAAGGAAATAGTAGCAATAACAACCTTGATAATGAGCTAGACTAGGAGGAACGTATAATGGTAGATATCACTAAGCCAACGGCTAAAAAGCTTACACAAAGCGATATTCGCGGCGTATTCTTACGGTCTAACCTATTGCAAGGTTCTTGGAACTTTGAACGTATGCAAGCCCTAGGCTTCTGCTATTCAATGGTTCCCGTTATTCGTCGTCTTTATCCTGAAAATAATGATGATAGAAAACAAGCCATTAAGCGCCATCTTGAATTCTTCAATACTCACCCGTATGTTGCAGCGCCTGTTCTGGGTGTCACAATGGCAATGGAAGAGCAGCGTGCCAATGGTGCTGACATTGATGACGGTGCAATAAATGGTATCAAAGTCGGTCTAATGGGGCCATTAGCTGGTGTGGGTGACCCAATTTTCTGGGGAACGGTTCGCCCTGTATTTGCGGCTCTCGGTGCAGGTATCGCAATGACAGGTAGCTTACTTGGCCCTCTCCTGTTCTTTGTTTTGTTTAACCTTGTACGTTTATTAACCCTTTACTATGGTGTGTCATATGGCTACAAAAAAGGGATTGATATTGTTCAAGACATTGGTGGTGGTTTCCTACAAAAGCTAACCGAAGGAGCATCAATCCTTGGTTTATTTGTTATGGGGGCCTTGGTAAACAAATGGACACATGTCAATATTCCACTGGAAGTGTCACGGATCAAAAACCCTACAACGGGTACTGAAGATATTACCACCGTTCAAATGATCCTTGATCAACTCATGCCAGGATTAGTGCCTCTATTGCTGACTTTCGCCTGTATGTGGTTGTTACGTCGTAAAGTTAACGCGTTGTGGATTATTATCGGCTTCTTTGGCTTGGGTATCCTAGGTGCTTGGCTGAACTTCTTAGCGCCATAATTTTTCATCATTATTTGAATTGGGAGGTTGCAGCCTCCCTTTTTTAATTTTAAGCTCTGCATTATGTCTACTTATCCAAGGGCTCACAAATGACCTTCAATGATGCCATTCTTGTTATAATCATTTTGATCATGCTTGTTTATGCAATTTATGATGAATTCATTCAGCATTTGCTAAAGGGTAAAACCTTATTAAAAATTAATCTAAAACGAAAACATCGAGCTGATGCTATTATTTTTATTGTTCTAATTTGTATCGTTATTTATACAAATATTGTACGCCATGGTAATTCATTAACCACTTACTTATTATTGATTACTATTTTTATGTCAATCTATTTGGCATTTATAAGAACACCTAAGCTATTCTTCAAACAAACTGGTTTTTATTTTGCTAATGCATTTATTTTGTATGACAGAATAAAAACAATGAATTTATCCGAAGACGGTGTATTAATAATAGGTTTAGAAAAAAAGAAAATTAACATTCAAGTATCGCATCTTGATGATTTGCAACAAATTTATGAATTCCTCATTAATCATAAGTAAATAGTTTTTATATTGGCATTAAAAACAAGGTTAATTATAAATTTAATTAACCTTGTTTTTTTTAATAACCTTATTGATAATAATTCTCAATAAGATCTAATATCCACAATTAATTAAGTGTTGCCTTTAATATAAATTATGGTATCTTTCTTTCCACGTCATTGGGGAGTAGCCTGTTCTGGTTTGATATATTACCAGAAAGTCCGTATCAACATACTCGTTTGGTTTCAAACGTGGTGCGGACACCAAAGTTCGGTTGGCAAGACCATAGACACATAAATAAGCCTTTTGGTTGGGGGTAATTTATGTGTATATGGAATCACCCAACCGAGGTTCTATTATGAGTTTCTATGCTACCCTTATCTTAGCCCTTGCCCTGTCAATGGATGCCTTCGCTGTTGCTATTTGCAAAGGTGCCGTACTTCATAAACCCCGCTTTAGAGAAATCCTCCGTACAGGTTTTATTTTTGGTTTTATTGAAGCCATTACACCCATTATTGGTTGGGGGATCGGGATCTTAGCTAGCCAATATGTTATCCGCTGGGATCACTGGATTGCATTTGCTTTATTATTTGTTTTAGGTGCTAGAATGATCTGGCAGAGCATTAAAACAAAAGATGAAGAATGTTGTTCTAAACCCTCTAGTCATAGTTCAACAAACCTTATTTTTTCCGCGATAGCCACCAGCCTTGATGCAATGGCTATTGGTCTCGGTTTAGCTTTCTTACAAGTGGATATTGTTCATACTGCAATGACTATCGGCTTAATGACGATGATTATGGCAACTATCGGTATGATGATTGGCCGCTATGTTGGCCCATTACTCGGAAAAAAAGCAGAAATTATTGGTGGGTTGGTACTAATAGGTATTGGTTTTAATATTTTATTTGAGCATCTTGAGTTATTTATGTACGCCCATTAGTTTTTGTGCCCCCTTATATGGGGGCAATAACCTTACTCTGCATCAGATTGATAAACACGAATTAAAAAATCAGCCGTATACTCTTTCACTTCAGCTTGTTGCAAATTCTCTTTGACCTGCTCTGATGCGCGCCAAGCAAATGGTGTCATCATCAACAATTCATAAGCTTCATACCCTGTCAGTGCCATTTTATAATTTAATCGGCAGCTATCTATTAGCGAAAGATTGGGTAAATCTTCCTCTTTAGTTGGATGTAACTTTACCTCATCGTAAATTAACGCTTTTAATTCTTGCAGATGTTCCGCTGCTGGCGTAACGGTAATTAACACGCCTTTAGAAACTAATATACGGCTTAATTCTTGTGCTTTGCAGGGTGCGTAAATTCGGACAACTCCACCCAAGCTGTTATTTGAGAATGGCAAGCGATGACTTGTACCGACGCAAAAACGAACGGATTTATAGCGTTTCGCTGCATAACGAATTGCTACTTTCGAAACATCTAGGCCTAAAACCGAATATTTTTCAAAATGTTTTGCAAGTTCTCGAGAGAAATAGTCTGTGTAATACCCTTCCCCACAACCAATATCTAACAAACTAGGATGAGATGATGGAATAAACTGAATGAGTTTTTCGGCTACCTTTTCACGCATTGGATGGTAATGGCCCGCATCAAGAAATTGCCTACGCGCTTGCATCATTTCAGCATTATCACCGGGGTCTTTAGACCGTTTATGTTGCACGGGCAACAAATTAACGTAGCCCTCTTTTGCACAATCGAATTGGTGGTTTTCTACACAGCGATAGCTGTTATTGATAAAATTTAGCGGTGTAAAACAAAGTGGGCATTGATAATTCATAGGGGTCACTGACTAAATAAATAATAATCAGTATACCATACCAACATTGATGCAGCGCCATGAAATTATTTTTCCATGGCACTGTGACGTTAAATAAAATTCCTTGAGTTATTTCGTAGATTTGCTTACCTGTGCAGATTTTCCTTTATTCGCCTTTTTCTCACTGTTTATTTTAACTTGATGAGATTTGGTTATTTGATGTGACTGTGCGACCGGAGATACAGGTTCAGATTTTACCGTTGTGTTTGCTAATGCAGCACCAGAAACAGCTAAAGACAATACGGTTGCAATTGCTAATAACTTTTTCATTTAATGTACCTTATTATATTTACAAGCAAGGATGTTCTTGCCATGCTAATAAATCATACTTTATTTATTATCCACAATAGGACAAATTTAAAGATTTATATATTTTTCATAGGTTATCTTAGTGGAGATATATTTTCAGTTCGTTGATATTATATTTACTTTTCAATATTAGATTTTTTATTTTAAAAAAATTATAATTCAATAAAAACAGTCATATGGCAACATTCAGTTTTATTATCACTATTTATCAAGTTAAATCAAATTATTTGATAACTAATTTTCCAATAAGAATTTTATACTTGGCCTTGCCTTTTAATTTAATTTTTAGTTTTATAGAAGATAAAAGTAAATTAGGATGGAATAATGAAATTGAGATTAGCCACACCCAATGAAGCTGAATACCTTTGGTTTATACGCAACCAAGCCATTCGCCATGGCTGCACAACCAGTTTTGATGCAAAAACGATCAGCGCTTGGACACCTGATGAAATGCCAGTAAGTTATATATATATTGTGAAGAATAACCCATTCTTTGTTGTGACAAATGAAGATGATAAACCCGTTGCAACTGGCTATCTTAATCTAGAGGCTAACAGTGTTGATGCCATATTTACTTTACCACAGTACACTGGCTGCGGAGCTGCGGGCTTAATATTAGATGCTATTAAAGCTGAAGCCAAAAAGCGAAATATTAAAAAATTGGTATTAGATTCATCCCCGAATGCGGAACGTTTTTATCAGAAACATGGATTTACTTCGATTAAACATGGTAGTTACTACTCTTCTCTTGCGCAAGTCGAGTTAAATTGTGTTCAAATGGAAATTGAATTATAACTTTCAGTATAGCTGGAGTTAAAAGCCACTAACCTATTTAGTGGCTTTATTCTATTCAAGACGGACTATATTTGTGATCAACAGTACCTGTGACTACCGTTTTATATAACAGTTAAAAATCAGCAAATTCAGGGATAGGCTTACGTCCATGGGACTCTAAAAAATCCAATACACGACGTGGAGTAACATTTAAAATTTGTGATTGCGGAAAATCAATTGATTCCAACATTTCAACCACGCGATCAAAACGGCCGAGATACCCCGCAAAATGGGAGTCTGAACCTAATGCTACCCACCCGCCGGTCTCTTTAACAGCCTTAGCAATTTCTAAACAATTCTTTTGGCTACCCGCTCTTGAATGCAAGAATGAAGAGTTATTCATTTCCAAAGCCACATTACAATCTTTCGCAGCTTGTGCTACCGCTTTAATATCAATGGGATATTTGGGATTCCCCGGGTGGGTAATTATTTGCACTTTGCCGCTGCGGATCGTGGCAATCATGGCCTCTGTATTATCAGCTAAACTTTGAGGCTCAAGAACGGGTTCATGGAACCCCGCTAAAATAATATCTAAATGGCGAGCAATCTTTTCATTGCAGTCTGTCTCACCCAACTTGTTTTTTATATTCGCTTCAATACCGTACAATAAGCCAACGCCATCAACAATTCTCGGTAAGATAGGCATATTACCAAAGTGCCATTCATGTGGAGCATCTTGCATTTCAGGGCCGTGGTCGGTAATCGCAAAGAGTTTCACACCTCGACTTGCGGCTTCAGCAAAATATTCATTAACAGTGCTATATGCATGGGTGCTGGCAATGGTATGCGCATGTAAATCAACTTGATACATAAATGATATCCTTCTAATTCTTTTATTTTCCTTCCGAGTCAATCCGCTCAAAAAAGACTCTACCAAGCTAACATATCAGCTTATAAGTTTCGATAGCCATTCACCTAAACAGCATTTTATCAACATATTGCGATATCTTGGATAAAATCCGAAGAGGCTTTTAGGATAAAAAAACCCGCATTCATTACGGGTTAAAATACACTGAACTAAAAATCAGTTTAGTCAACTAAGATACGTTTATTGGTCGCTCCCCACAAGATCGACATCTCGGTAAATAACGCCCCGCTGATATCTTCAACTTCTTCGGCAGTAATTTCAGCATTACCTTGTTTACCAAAAAATACAACTTCATCTCCTGGGCTAACATTTTTTAAATCAGTAACATCAACCATAACCGTATTCATTGATGTTTTTCCTAGAACAGGAACTGTCTGACCATTAATCAATGCATGTCCCGCATTGCTAAATACGCGGCGATAACCATCTGCATAACCGACAGGGATATTGGCTAATACTGAGTCACGCTTTAAGGTATAGGTTCTGTCATAACCGACCGTATTGCCTTTTGGATAATGATTTACCGAGGCAATATTCGATTTCAGCGTCATCACACGCTTATAATCATTAGTCGCAACGGTATCACCATAGAAAATACCGCCTACACGTACCATATCCAGCCATGATTCTGGTACTGTAATGGTTGCATAAGTATTCGCCACATGTAATGTAATGTCTTCACGTTTTAACCCTGTCACATCCAATACTTGTTGAGACTCTTTTTGGAATTTCGCAAGGTCTTTACGGATTTGCGCTTCGTCCTCTTCTGGGTAATGGGACATAATGCCAACAATTTTTAACTGCGGTAATTGTGAAATCAGCTTGGCTTCATTAAGACCCGCAAGTGTACTCACCTCTAAACCGTTACGCGACATACCTGCTGAATTTAACGCAAGATGGATAGGGATCACTTTATTTTGCTTTTTCGCAATCGCATTCAAGCGCTGCGCCATAGCTAAATTACCGATTAACTCTTCCGTCTCATATTGTGTTGCTTGCGCCATTTCTTGCTCTGTCGCACTTCTCACTCGCATTAAGCGACCTTTGAAGCCTAAGTCTCTCACCGTTTTCAGCTCTTGGTTATTTGTCACACCAATACATTGCACGTTATTTTCAATCATTATTGGTGTAACTAAAGAA
It includes:
- a CDS encoding L-serine ammonia-lyase produces the protein MISVFDMFKVGIGPSSSHTVGPMKAGKEFVDDLVSKNLLPNVTRISVDVYGSLSLTGKGHHTDIAIIMGLAGNLPATVDIESIPTFIKNVEETEKLSLANGLQVVDFPNEGGMNFRQDNLPLHENGMTIHAFAGNDEIYTKTYYSIGGGFIVDAEHFGESTLDSKPVSYPFNSAEELLLNCKKSGLSISSLMMKNELDLHTKEEIEAYFADVWQTMQACIERGLNTEGVLPGPLRVPRRAPALNRMVTSSSKLSNDPMNVVDLINMYALAVNEENAAGGRVVTAPTNGACGIVPAVLAYYNHCIEPVTPELYMRYFLASGAIGILYKMNASISGAEVGCQGEVGVACSMAAAGLAELFGGSPEQVCIAAEIGMEHNLGLTCDPVAGQVQVPCIERNAIASVKAVNATRMALRRTSEPRVSLDKVIETMYETGKDMNAKYRETSRGGLAIKVQCD
- the manX gene encoding PTS mannose transporter subunit IIAB, with product MSIAIMIGTHGVAAEQLLRTTEMLIGEQDNVSFIDFIPGENADTLFDKYTQKLTDLDTSKGVLFLVDTWGGSPFNAASRIVNEHDNYDIITGVNVPMLVETFMCRDDDPSMNELISVALETGRGGVRSFKFKEAVAEVEPAPVTSNTPTPAPVKAGPGEHMVIALARIDDRLIHGQVATRWTKETQVKRIIVVSDDVAKDQVRSTLLKQVAPPGVTAHVVDVAKCIRVYNNPKYAGERVMLLFTNPTDVKRIVEEGVDVKSVNIGGMAYHDGKTMVTNAVSINQEDIDAFNYLNDKKIELEVRKVSSDSKVYMMDLINKLKK
- a CDS encoding PTS mannose/fructose/sorbose transporter subunit IIC gives rise to the protein MELTVVQIVMVFIVACIAGMGSILDEFQFHRPLIACTLIGIVLGDMKTGIIIGGTLEMIALGWMNIGAAVAPDAALASIISTILVIAGGQSIGAGIAIAIPLAAAGQVLTIIVRTVTVAFQHAADKAALNGNLTAIGFIHISALLLQAMRIAIPALIVAISVGTSEVQQMLDSIPQVVTDGLNIAGGMIVVVGYAMVINMMRAGYLMPFFYLGFVTAAFTDFNLVALGVIGTVMAILYIQLSPKYNKSQTVVTQGNSSNNNLDNELD
- a CDS encoding PTS mannose transporter subunit IID is translated as MVDITKPTAKKLTQSDIRGVFLRSNLLQGSWNFERMQALGFCYSMVPVIRRLYPENNDDRKQAIKRHLEFFNTHPYVAAPVLGVTMAMEEQRANGADIDDGAINGIKVGLMGPLAGVGDPIFWGTVRPVFAALGAGIAMTGSLLGPLLFFVLFNLVRLLTLYYGVSYGYKKGIDIVQDIGGGFLQKLTEGASILGLFVMGALVNKWTHVNIPLEVSRIKNPTTGTEDITTVQMILDQLMPGLVPLLLTFACMWLLRRKVNALWIIIGFFGLGILGAWLNFLAP
- a CDS encoding DUF986 family protein, whose translation is MTFNDAILVIIILIMLVYAIYDEFIQHLLKGKTLLKINLKRKHRADAIIFIVLICIVIYTNIVRHGNSLTTYLLLITIFMSIYLAFIRTPKLFFKQTGFYFANAFILYDRIKTMNLSEDGVLIIGLEKKKINIQVSHLDDLQQIYEFLINHK
- the mntP gene encoding manganese efflux pump MntP, which produces MSFYATLILALALSMDAFAVAICKGAVLHKPRFREILRTGFIFGFIEAITPIIGWGIGILASQYVIRWDHWIAFALLFVLGARMIWQSIKTKDEECCSKPSSHSSTNLIFSAIATSLDAMAIGLGLAFLQVDIVHTAMTIGLMTMIMATIGMMIGRYVGPLLGKKAEIIGGLVLIGIGFNILFEHLELFMYAH
- the rlmA gene encoding 23S rRNA (guanine(745)-N(1))-methyltransferase; translated protein: MNYQCPLCFTPLNFINNSYRCVENHQFDCAKEGYVNLLPVQHKRSKDPGDNAEMMQARRQFLDAGHYHPMREKVAEKLIQFIPSSHPSLLDIGCGEGYYTDYFSRELAKHFEKYSVLGLDVSKVAIRYAAKRYKSVRFCVGTSHRLPFSNNSLGGVVRIYAPCKAQELSRILVSKGVLITVTPAAEHLQELKALIYDEVKLHPTKEEDLPNLSLIDSCRLNYKMALTGYEAYELLMMTPFAWRASEQVKENLQQAEVKEYTADFLIRVYQSDAE
- a CDS encoding acid-shock protein, which encodes MKKLLAIATVLSLAVSGAALANTTVKSEPVSPVAQSHQITKSHQVKINSEKKANKGKSAQVSKSTK
- a CDS encoding GNAT family N-acetyltransferase, producing the protein MKLRLATPNEAEYLWFIRNQAIRHGCTTSFDAKTISAWTPDEMPVSYIYIVKNNPFFVVTNEDDKPVATGYLNLEANSVDAIFTLPQYTGCGAAGLILDAIKAEAKKRNIKKLVLDSSPNAERFYQKHGFTSIKHGSYYSSLAQVELNCVQMEIEL
- a CDS encoding phosphatase, encoding MYQVDLHAHTIASTHAYSTVNEYFAEAASRGVKLFAITDHGPEMQDAPHEWHFGNMPILPRIVDGVGLLYGIEANIKNKLGETDCNEKIARHLDIILAGFHEPVLEPQSLADNTEAMIATIRSGKVQIITHPGNPKYPIDIKAVAQAAKDCNVALEMNNSSFLHSRAGSQKNCLEIAKAVKETGGWVALGSDSHFAGYLGRFDRVVEMLESIDFPQSQILNVTPRRVLDFLESHGRKPIPEFADF
- the alr gene encoding alanine racemase, encoding MAFRLKYLALLPLFVAATACQQPNHITAPVENYATQSQPAVVNNAWIEISRGALDFNIKKVQNLLGNKSSLCAVLKGDAYGHDLSLVTPIMIENNVQCIGVTNNQELKTVRDLGFKGRLMRVRSATEQEMAQATQYETEELIGNLAMAQRLNAIAKKQNKVIPIHLALNSAGMSRNGLEVSTLAGLNEAKLISQLPQLKIVGIMSHYPEEDEAQIRKDLAKFQKESQQVLDVTGLKREDITLHVANTYATITVPESWLDMVRVGGIFYGDTVATNDYKRVMTLKSNIASVNHYPKGNTVGYDRTYTLKRDSVLANIPVGYADGYRRVFSNAGHALINGQTVPVLGKTSMNTVMVDVTDLKNVSPGDEVVFFGKQGNAEITAEEVEDISGALFTEMSILWGATNKRILVD